A region from the uncultured Macellibacteroides sp. genome encodes:
- a CDS encoding VOC family protein — translation MKLNDLSITFHTGKIKECVAFYVRYFDVKITFDCEWYVTIQFQSEVNPFIFLSFMKPEYGSAGAAFTGGLTLNLNVADVDAEYARLKLHGIAFCDEIADHEWGDRSFSIKDPIGNVLCVYSPREIGPEYQNAVKE, via the coding sequence ATGAAATTAAACGACTTATCAATCACTTTCCACACAGGTAAAATTAAAGAGTGTGTAGCCTTTTATGTCCGCTATTTTGATGTAAAAATAACTTTTGATTGCGAATGGTATGTAACTATCCAATTTCAAAGCGAAGTGAATCCTTTTATCTTTCTTTCGTTTATGAAACCCGAGTATGGATCGGCGGGAGCGGCATTTACGGGCGGATTGACTTTGAACCTGAATGTTGCTGATGTGGATGCCGAATATGCTCGATTGAAGCTTCACGGAATCGCTTTTTGCGATGAAATTGCCGACCACGAATGGGGCGACCGCTCATTTTCGATAAAAGATCCGATTGGCAATGTTTTGTGCGTTTATTCACCTCGTGAAATAGGTCCCGAATATCAAAATGCAGTAAAAGAGTAA
- a CDS encoding DUF6567 family protein — MKKIIFACFLAAAIFSFSSCGTLISSQNQNPNPTSVELRKKNIRVIGTSKGEVKSSYVFGSGGLSK, encoded by the coding sequence ATGAAAAAGATAATTTTTGCATGTTTTCTCGCAGCCGCAATTTTCAGCTTTTCAAGTTGTGGAACTCTTATTTCTAGTCAAAACCAAAATCCAAACCCAACGAGTGTGGAGCTTAGAAAAAAGAACATCAGGGTGATTGGAACTTCCAAAGGTGAAGTTAAAAGTTCCTATGTTTTTGGTAGTGGGGGCTTGTCAAAGTGA
- a CDS encoding alpha/beta hydrolase translates to MIQKRMQIGNIPVILYGSASDKLFLYVHGKHSSKEDAEYFVPIVERCGYQTMSFDLPEHGERINESYPCTVQNGVHDLKEIYSFIQDKYTCISLYACSLGAYFSLVAFQEVKFDRCLFLSPILDMERLILNMMKWSKISEDELKEKGEYQTSFGETLSWDYYEYVRNNPVKKWVSPTFILYGENDSLTERGVLDSFAQNNNCDVTIMPNGEHYFHTKDQLDYLENWLQRVACFLRFV, encoded by the coding sequence TTTTATATGGTTCTGCATCGGATAAATTATTCCTGTATGTTCATGGAAAACATTCGAGTAAGGAAGACGCTGAATATTTTGTTCCTATTGTGGAAAGATGTGGTTATCAGACGATGAGTTTCGATTTGCCGGAACATGGAGAGCGTATAAATGAGTCGTATCCGTGCACTGTTCAGAACGGGGTTCACGATTTAAAAGAGATATATTCTTTTATTCAAGATAAATACACCTGCATTTCATTATATGCTTGTAGCCTTGGGGCTTACTTTAGTCTGGTTGCATTTCAGGAGGTAAAGTTCGATAGATGTCTTTTCCTTTCTCCCATTTTAGATATGGAGCGATTGATTCTAAATATGATGAAATGGTCAAAAATATCCGAAGATGAGCTAAAAGAGAAAGGTGAATATCAGACCTCTTTCGGAGAAACATTGTCATGGGATTATTATGAATATGTTCGAAATAATCCCGTTAAGAAATGGGTTAGCCCTACATTTATATTGTATGGCGAGAATGATAGCCTGACTGAAAGAGGGGTGCTGGATTCTTTTGCGCAAAATAACAACTGCGATGTTACGATTATGCCGAACGGAGAGCATTATTTCCACACAAAAGACCAATTGGATTATTTAGAAAACTGGTTGCAAAGAGTAGCTTGTTTCTTGCGATTTGTTTAG